A single genomic interval of Penaeus monodon isolate SGIC_2016 unplaced genomic scaffold, NSTDA_Pmon_1 PmonScaffold_8406, whole genome shotgun sequence harbors:
- the LOC119571855 gene encoding G patch domain-containing protein 4-like, with translation MKDSDSDSDESVERDLSHKLTDEELFKLCGGRTAHKGARHGLSMSAKLARVQEQEQKLMEKWKNTEEEPHQTADREMSNSQEEKKKKKKKKKSKMDTQMEESLVTEEVEVPEEDVSLLQW, from the exons ATGAAAGATTCAGACAGTGATTCAGATGAATCTGTAGAACGTGATTTGTCCCACAAACTTACAGATGAGGAGTTGTTTAAGCTCTGTGGAGGTCGTACAGCGCACAA aGGAGCACGTCATGGCCTGAGCATGTCAGCCAAATTAGCAAGAgtgcaagagcaagagcaaaagCTGATGGAAAAGTGGAAAAACACAGAAGAAGAACCACACCAGACTGCTGACAGAGAAATGTCAAACAgtcaggaagagaagaagaagaaaaagaagaagaaaaaatcaaagatgGATACACAGATGGAAGAATCACTCGTCACAGAAGAGGTGGAAGTTCCAGAGGAAGATGTATCACTGCTGCAGTGGTGA